The Mycobacterium seoulense genomic interval TCCTCGGTGTAGGTGCGATAGTAGTTGCGGTCCCAGAATCGGGTGACGCGCGTCAACCGCCACGCCAGGCGCTCCATCGCCCACGTCAGGGCGGTGGTCTTGCGCCCGTAGAGCACCGAGCGGCCCGTTTCGGGGTCGACGCTGCGCGCGGCCAGCAGTACGCCGTGACAGATCGCGGCGACGACGATGCCGCGGTTGAAGGCTTCTACCACCAGCCGGTGCAGGAGGTCGCTGTCGATGTAGCTGCGCATTCCGCGGGCGCGATGTCCCCCGGGCAGTAGCAGCGCGTCGATGCCGCCGAGGCCGGCTTGGGCCCACGCGATCGGATGCTGGAACTCGTTCGACGCCAACATGTCCCGGTATGCGCTGCGTCCGTCCCTGTTCGCGCGCAGCATCAGCCCGATCATCGGGATAGCGCTCAGCACCGGCAGGGCGGACCACACGTCCAAGCCGCGCCCACTCACCATGATCTCGTCCGCCACCCCCGGCGCACCGCTCTGGGTCGCGAACACCACCCGGTGACCGTTGCGGGTCAGAACGCGCCAGCTGACGGCGACCTCGGTCGGGTCGAAGTCGCGGTCCGGGATCGGGATGAGGACGGTGCCCATGCGGCCTTAGGCCTGCGCCACCTTGAGCTCGAGACCGACATTGTTCTCCATGCCGCCGCGCAGCTTGCTGAAGAAGTTGAACACCTGACCCAGGATGCCGTACCGCTTTCCGATCGCGTCGTAGACGGCGGCGGTCTGCGACTTGTCGAGGATGGCGCCGGTGCCCTCGACGGCCTCACTGGTCGGGCGGCCCTGCATGGTGCAGGTCGCCAGGGTGACCCGCGGTGTGTTGCGGATCCGCTTGACCTTCCACGACTTTTCTCCGGTGATGACCAGCAGCCGGTCCCCGTCTGCGGCGGCCCAGATCGGTGTCGGCTTGGGCTTGCCGTCCTTGGTGAACGTGGTCAGCAGGATGTATTGCGCCTTGGCGAGATCGGCGAAGGTGGGCGTCACGGTGTCAACCTACTCGCGCACGTTGCATTCTCGGCAGTCAGCTGCGATAGTCAGCTCATTAACTGAAAACACTATTTTCAGTTAAGGGCTCTTCAACTCCGACCGAGCGGGGAAACGCGTGAGCGCTGCGAAGAAGGCGATGGCGTGGCTGCCGTTTTCAATCGCCGAGGCAGCGCTGGCGGCATCCGACGACGGCGATCTGGACCTGGTCCGGGCGTGGGCGTATCTGCAGGACCGACTCCACAAAGCCGCGCAGGTGGTGGCGTCCGACGCGGGAAGTCGAAATCGGGTCGATCTCGCCGGAGGAATGCGGCATCTGCTGGTACTGCTCACCGCGGGCATCGACGAGGTGTTGCGGTTCGACCCCGATCCGATCCTGTGCGTCCAGCGCACCAGCACGGACGACATCGTCACCTGGGGAATGGAGTGTCCGGATTGCCTCTACACCCGCGCGGTGCTGCGAGGCGGGGAGAGTTACCGACTGTCCGGCAACCGGGGCACCGCACGCTACGTCGGGCTGCAGACGATGAACGGCATCGCGGCAACCGCGAACGAACTGGTCGACGAGCTCGAGGTGGACCCTGACGGCCATTTTGAAGTGGTGCTGTCGGTTGATGAGCGACCGGGAAATTGGATGCGGATAGAAGGCGACCATCCCACGCTGACGGTTCGGCACTTCTTCTACGACTGGGACACCGAAGTCGCATCCTCGCTGCACATCGAGCGGCTTGGCGATGCGGTGGATGCCCACGGCCCCTCCGTCGGTCCGGACGCCGCGCTGTCGCGGCAGCTCGTGGCCCTCGGGGACTTCGTCCGGGACAACTTGGCGTTCTTCCTGCAGTTCGGTGCCGCCGCGCCGACCAACGGCTTCCTACCGCCGATCGATCGCACTGACATCGGTGCCGCCGCAGAGAACCGGCCGGTGATAGGCCGCTGGGAGCTGGAGCCCGACGAGGCGCTCATCGTCGAAGTGAAACCACCCCAAGGAATCTATTGGAGCTTCTCGATCGGCAACCCGTGGTGGGAGACCATCCACTACGGGCGCCACCAGTCCAGCTTGAACGCCCATCAGGCAGCAGTGGATTCCGACGGCCGGGTGCGGGTGGTGCTGT includes:
- a CDS encoding type 1 glutamine amidotransferase domain-containing protein produces the protein MGTVLIPIPDRDFDPTEVAVSWRVLTRNGHRVVFATQSGAPGVADEIMVSGRGLDVWSALPVLSAIPMIGLMLRANRDGRSAYRDMLASNEFQHPIAWAQAGLGGIDALLLPGGHRARGMRSYIDSDLLHRLVVEAFNRGIVVAAICHGVLLAARSVDPETGRSVLYGRKTTALTWAMERLAWRLTRVTRFWDRNYYRTYTEEPGQPGGYMSVQAEVTRALEDSTDFCDVVRGSPGWRRKSSGMARDTATDSRPAFVVDDGNYVSARWPGDTHTFATVLSRKLN
- a CDS encoding PPOX class F420-dependent oxidoreductase produces the protein MTPTFADLAKAQYILLTTFTKDGKPKPTPIWAAADGDRLLVITGEKSWKVKRIRNTPRVTLATCTMQGRPTSEAVEGTGAILDKSQTAAVYDAIGKRYGILGQVFNFFSKLRGGMENNVGLELKVAQA
- a CDS encoding DUF1214 domain-containing protein — its product is MAWLPFSIAEAALAASDDGDLDLVRAWAYLQDRLHKAAQVVASDAGSRNRVDLAGGMRHLLVLLTAGIDEVLRFDPDPILCVQRTSTDDIVTWGMECPDCLYTRAVLRGGESYRLSGNRGTARYVGLQTMNGIAATANELVDELEVDPDGHFEVVLSVDERPGNWMRIEGDHPTLTVRHFFYDWDTEVASSLHIERLGDAVDAHGPSVGPDAALSRQLVALGDFVRDNLAFFLQFGAAAPTNGFLPPIDRTDIGAAAENRPVIGRWELEPDEALIVEVKPPQGIYWSFSIGNPWWETIHYGRHQSSLNAHQAAVDSDGRVRVVLCAADPGVANWLDTAGHSNGPIILRCVRTETAPTPTTRVVAYGNIGAELPPDTTKVTPEERRRVLAARRRAVRKRFER